In Chryseobacterium oranimense, a single window of DNA contains:
- a CDS encoding SDR family NAD(P)-dependent oxidoreductase — protein MEKTNKTWFITGASRGFGRIWTEAALKRGDKVAATARTLSSIADLKEKYGDNVLTLELDVTNAEQAKTAIDKAFAHFGEIDIVLNNAGFSMVSTIEDGNAEDIRALYETNVIGPLFVIKAALPHLRKQGYGHILGTSSNLGHVTMPIIGYYCSSKWAFEAIHESLAMEIAQFGIKVTIIEPGAYATEFGSGQMPDLFKGLDIYTDFKNGFLEQMKNHQRGNPDATPDALFKMVDSPNPPLRFFLGSGNLAWTKGEYDKRLKEWQEWQDVAASAQGN, from the coding sequence ATGGAAAAAACAAACAAAACCTGGTTTATAACTGGTGCTTCCCGTGGATTTGGACGTATCTGGACAGAAGCTGCGCTAAAACGTGGCGACAAAGTTGCCGCAACTGCAAGAACTCTTTCGAGCATTGCCGATCTGAAAGAAAAATATGGTGATAATGTACTCACTTTGGAACTTGACGTTACCAATGCAGAACAAGCAAAAACAGCTATAGATAAAGCTTTTGCACATTTTGGAGAAATTGATATTGTACTGAATAATGCAGGATTTTCAATGGTTTCAACAATTGAAGACGGCAATGCAGAAGATATTCGTGCCCTTTATGAAACTAATGTAATAGGACCTTTGTTTGTGATAAAAGCGGCACTTCCGCATTTGCGCAAGCAAGGTTATGGTCATATTTTGGGAACTTCCAGTAATTTAGGCCATGTTACAATGCCTATTATAGGATATTACTGTTCTTCTAAATGGGCTTTTGAAGCTATCCACGAAAGTTTGGCAATGGAAATTGCACAATTCGGAATTAAAGTTACAATTATAGAGCCTGGCGCTTACGCTACCGAATTTGGAAGCGGCCAAATGCCGGACCTGTTTAAAGGCCTGGATATTTACACCGATTTCAAAAATGGCTTTTTAGAACAAATGAAAAATCACCAACGTGGAAATCCGGATGCAACACCGGATGCACTTTTCAAAATGGTTGATTCTCCAAATCCACCGCTTCGTTTTTTCCTTGGAAGTGGCAATTTAGCCTGGACAAAAGGAGAATATGACAAACGCTTAAAAGAATGGCAAGAATGGCAGGATGTAGCTGCTTCTGCACAGGGAAATTAG
- a CDS encoding TonB-dependent receptor: protein MNRKIQFLSILFLGFSQFAFAQIKEEKLILNKKREPEVKKIEKKKTSVETIKNYPPEEKSQNPVKYTITDVPAVSDFKTSTIQGQDVTPKFEGTAQNNYLQFGMGNFGKILADANVSKTLDNKLEVGADFHFLSTLGLKKEYAWDSKQSSTAIGAYLNSYGEKGKFNLNAQYGLDNNRYYGIYALEPAADVDLKQRVNQFKVNGYYDFYSNEILNDVRVKSSFLKDHFDAQENQVSILANLSKHAVEIGKSGINLNADLGVGIEAVKSEFAIRDKNSSNFFNTTLDPKVTFRKGDSYLMLGSTFSFLNAKNSNDVIGGEVKNNKTYWFPQAEFQFAAAKEFKFYGGVDGGLKLNTYGDLLQANPFIVSDQFLTPTETKYHFYAGLRGDIDETFKYDFSAGYGKINNIMFFQANNLFDNTYTLNRSAYNFANTFSAVYDDGNVSDIKGSVQYFPLENLTLDAELKFTKYDLKNYKDIYNVPLFNASIGAKYTMLDKKLLLGFKGIFASDRTTNSFAIEGVANPDMMYQSTENRNDKVGGYADLNLSAEYKFHKNFSIFAIGNNLLNSNYQTYKGYKVLGAQILGGVKITF, encoded by the coding sequence ATGAACAGAAAAATTCAATTTTTATCCATATTATTTTTAGGGTTTTCGCAGTTTGCGTTTGCCCAGATCAAGGAGGAGAAACTGATTCTTAACAAGAAGCGGGAACCGGAAGTAAAGAAGATCGAGAAGAAGAAAACCTCCGTGGAGACTATCAAAAACTATCCGCCGGAAGAGAAATCCCAGAATCCTGTAAAATATACCATTACGGATGTACCTGCGGTTTCAGATTTTAAGACTTCAACCATTCAGGGACAGGATGTGACCCCGAAATTTGAAGGTACGGCTCAAAATAATTACCTGCAGTTTGGAATGGGCAACTTCGGAAAAATTCTGGCAGATGCCAATGTATCCAAAACGCTTGACAACAAGCTGGAAGTAGGCGCAGATTTCCATTTCCTTTCCACTTTGGGACTGAAAAAGGAATATGCGTGGGATTCCAAACAGAGCTCTACAGCAATCGGTGCTTACTTAAATTCATATGGTGAAAAAGGGAAATTCAACCTGAACGCACAGTATGGACTGGATAATAACAGATATTACGGAATTTATGCCCTAGAACCTGCCGCAGATGTAGATTTGAAGCAGAGAGTGAATCAGTTTAAGGTAAACGGATATTATGATTTTTATTCCAATGAGATTTTAAATGATGTAAGGGTAAAATCTTCTTTCCTGAAAGATCATTTTGATGCCCAGGAAAACCAGGTTTCCATTTTGGCAAACCTTTCGAAACATGCCGTGGAGATCGGAAAATCAGGAATCAATTTAAATGCAGACCTTGGAGTAGGAATAGAAGCTGTGAAATCGGAGTTTGCCATCAGGGATAAAAATTCATCCAACTTCTTCAATACTACCTTAGATCCGAAAGTGACTTTCAGAAAAGGAGATTCCTATTTAATGCTGGGATCTACATTTTCTTTCCTGAATGCTAAAAATTCCAATGATGTCATCGGAGGAGAAGTGAAAAATAATAAGACTTATTGGTTTCCACAGGCTGAATTCCAGTTTGCCGCTGCCAAAGAATTCAAATTCTACGGAGGGGTAGACGGTGGTTTAAAGCTTAATACATACGGAGATCTTTTGCAGGCGAATCCATTCATTGTTTCTGACCAGTTTTTAACCCCTACAGAGACTAAATATCATTTTTACGCAGGTTTGAGAGGTGACATTGATGAAACTTTCAAATACGACTTCTCAGCAGGCTATGGAAAGATCAACAATATCATGTTCTTCCAGGCGAATAACCTGTTCGATAATACCTACACTCTGAACCGTTCTGCCTATAATTTTGCCAATACATTCTCTGCGGTATACGATGACGGAAATGTGAGCGACATTAAAGGTAGCGTACAGTATTTTCCTCTTGAAAACCTGACCCTGGACGCAGAATTAAAGTTTACAAAATACGATCTTAAAAATTACAAGGATATTTATAACGTTCCTTTGTTTAATGCAAGTATCGGGGCGAAATATACCATGCTGGATAAAAAACTATTGTTAGGGTTCAAAGGAATCTTCGCGAGTGATAGAACGACGAATTCTTTTGCCATTGAAGGAGTTGCCAATCCGGATATGATGTACCAGTCTACAGAAAACAGGAATGATAAAGTAGGAGGATATGCAGATTTAAACCTTTCTGCAGAATATAAGTTCCATAAGAACTTCAGTATTTTTGCCATAGGAAATAACCTTCTGAACTCGAATTACCAGACGTACAAAGGTTATAAAGTACTTGGTGCACAGATTCTGGGAGGAGTGAAAATTACTTTCTAA
- a CDS encoding alpha/beta hydrolase, translating into MRNQILSAFLFFWTVTFFAQNKAPNDEYAKSKEIIRDLDSIVSPNGIQESYPVTIGNIKQQVYVRGQNKENPIILFIHGGPASPLSPVMWMFQRPVEEYFTVVNYDQRAAGKTYAINDTVNLGNTIHIDQYVKDAIELAEYIKKKYKKKKVILMGHSWGTIVSMNAALKRPDLFYSYVGIGQIINTRDNERLSVEYALKEAARLKNETAIKELKSISPYPGNQPITRERIIIARKWPQYYGGLTAFRNSSRYYFQAPLLFSEYSEKDLDALGAGSLFTLGKLLPEFLNVDFKGIKNFPIPVFMFMGRHDYTTPSEPTNTWLQNVKAPAKKGIWFENSAHLIPWEEPGKMLVTLLNDVLPTATDK; encoded by the coding sequence ATGAGGAATCAAATATTATCAGCTTTTTTATTTTTCTGGACAGTCACATTTTTCGCCCAGAATAAGGCCCCTAATGATGAGTATGCTAAATCTAAAGAAATCATCAGAGACCTCGACTCCATAGTTTCGCCCAATGGCATTCAGGAAAGCTATCCAGTCACTATAGGAAATATAAAACAACAGGTATATGTAAGAGGCCAGAATAAAGAAAATCCGATTATCCTGTTCATCCATGGTGGTCCGGCTTCACCTCTCAGTCCGGTCATGTGGATGTTTCAGAGACCTGTTGAGGAATATTTTACAGTAGTGAACTATGATCAGAGGGCGGCAGGAAAAACTTATGCAATCAATGATACCGTTAATTTAGGGAATACCATCCATATTGACCAATATGTAAAAGACGCTATTGAATTGGCCGAATACATTAAGAAAAAATACAAAAAGAAAAAAGTGATATTAATGGGTCACAGCTGGGGAACTATCGTCTCTATGAATGCGGCTTTGAAAAGGCCTGATTTGTTCTATTCGTATGTCGGTATCGGACAGATCATCAATACCAGAGACAATGAACGTTTGAGTGTGGAATATGCCTTAAAAGAAGCTGCCCGTTTAAAAAATGAAACGGCTATAAAAGAATTGAAATCTATTTCACCTTATCCGGGAAATCAGCCGATAACAAGAGAAAGAATTATCATTGCAAGAAAATGGCCGCAATATTATGGTGGCCTTACGGCATTCAGAAATAGCTCAAGGTATTATTTTCAGGCACCTCTGCTCTTCTCGGAATATTCAGAAAAGGACCTCGATGCCCTTGGTGCAGGAAGCCTTTTCACCTTAGGAAAACTCCTTCCTGAATTTTTAAATGTCGATTTTAAAGGCATAAAGAACTTCCCTATTCCTGTATTTATGTTCATGGGACGTCACGATTACACAACGCCTTCGGAACCTACCAATACATGGCTTCAGAATGTAAAAGCCCCTGCTAAAAAAGGAATCTGGTTTGAGAATTCCGCCCATCTGATTCCCTGGGAAGAGCCGGGAAAAATGCTGGTAACCTTATTGAATGATGTCCTGCCCACTGCTACAGACAAATAA